One window of the Fusobacterium animalis 7_1 genome contains the following:
- the tnpB gene encoding IS200/IS605 family element RNA-guided endonuclease TnpB, translated as MKTKIIKRAYKFRIYPTLEQISFFTKSFGCVRKVHNLMLDDRKKAYEEYKSTGIKTKYPTPAKYKEEYPYLKEVDSLALANTQLNLEKAYKNFLKNKDFGFPKYKCRSNPVQSYTTNNQNTIYIKDGYIKLPKLKSLVKIKLHRKIKGIIKSVTISKNSINHYFASILCEEEIEELAKTNKNIGIDLGIKEFATMSDCTKVENLKLSKEYEKKLKREQRKLSRRCKLAKDSNKKLSDSKNYQEQKKKAAKIHNKIRNKRKDFINKLSTKVINNHDIICIEDLNIKGMLKNHKLAKSISDVSWSEFVRQLEYKANWYGRKIVKIATFYPSSKTCSSCGNIKATLKLSERIYHCECCGLEIDRDYNASINILRKGLEILKEEKVS; from the coding sequence ATGAAAACCAAAATAATTAAAAGAGCATATAAATTCAGAATATACCCTACCTTAGAACAAATTAGCTTTTTTACTAAGTCTTTTGGTTGTGTTAGAAAAGTTCATAACCTTATGTTAGATGATAGAAAGAAAGCTTATGAAGAATATAAATCAACAGGAATTAAAACTAAATATCCTACTCCTGCTAAATATAAAGAAGAATATCCTTATCTAAAAGAAGTAGATAGCTTAGCTCTTGCTAATACTCAATTAAATTTAGAAAAAGCCTATAAAAATTTTCTTAAGAATAAAGATTTTGGTTTTCCAAAATATAAATGTAGATCTAATCCAGTACAAAGTTATACTACAAATAATCAAAACACAATATATATTAAAGATGGATATATAAAACTTCCTAAACTAAAATCACTAGTCAAAATCAAATTACATAGAAAAATAAAAGGTATAATCAAATCAGTAACAATAAGTAAAAATAGTATTAACCATTATTTTGCTTCAATATTATGTGAAGAAGAAATAGAAGAATTAGCAAAGACTAATAAAAATATTGGAATAGATTTAGGAATAAAAGAATTTGCAACAATGAGTGATTGTACAAAAGTAGAAAATTTAAAGCTATCAAAAGAATATGAGAAAAAACTGAAAAGAGAACAAAGAAAACTATCAAGAAGATGTAAACTTGCTAAAGATAGCAATAAAAAACTATCAGATAGTAAGAATTATCAAGAGCAAAAGAAAAAAGCAGCAAAAATTCATAATAAAATTAGAAATAAAAGAAAAGACTTTATAAATAAGTTGAGTACAAAAGTTATCAATAACCACGATATAATTTGTATAGAAGACTTAAATATAAAAGGAATGTTAAAAAATCACAAATTAGCAAAAAGTATATCAGATGTAAGTTGGAGTGAATTTGTAAGACAACTAGAATATAAAGCAAATTGGTATGGAAGAAAGATTGTAAAAATAGCTACATTTTATCCAAGTAGTAAGACTTGTTCTAGTTGTGGTAATATAAAAGCAACTCTAAAATTATCAGAAAGAATATATCATTGTGAATGTTGTGGACTAGAAATAGACAGAGATTATAATGCAAGTATAAATATATTAAGAAAGGGTTTAGAAATATTAAAAGAAGAAAAAGTAAGTTAA